The following proteins are encoded in a genomic region of Arthrobacter jiangjiafuii:
- a CDS encoding thiamine pyrophosphate-binding protein, translating to MPEAGSAVRNGGDLVVETLSALGATTVFGIPGQHALGLFDALTRSDLRFVSSRVENNSAFAADGFSRATGQVGVLFLSTGPGALTALSGLQEAYATGVPMVVVASQIPIEGLGARRRGMLHQLDDQKASAANVTKSQRLIQHASGIPSAIQDAWTEAISSPMGPVWLEIPQNVLLNPVMVPAVEDALAEPFDNPPRTELVKEAVRWLSAAKRPAIIAGGGTRRGRGEADLLALAEKLRAPVICTPGGNGAFPWNHELSLQAWIEDRYTTEVLEDADVLLVIGSSLGEVTSNYFTLAPRGKIIQIDAEPRVLESNQPALGIRADAGQALSALDAALGQALADAVREGSPRQPSDWHGQAPEQVVAQTLQKVSARLDSQDLDMERQFMADIRAAVPAGMQTYWDMTISAYWAWSCWDAKSGQFHSAQGAGGLGYGYPGAIGGAVGLGERVLAVSGDGSAMYSIAELATARQHDLPVTWLIVDDGGYGILREYMVEAFGKATATELAGPDFVKLAESFGVPARRTAPDGVRQALVESLAAEGPNVVVVEARIGLFAPTHLAP from the coding sequence ATGCCCGAGGCCGGAAGCGCCGTGCGCAACGGCGGGGACCTGGTGGTTGAAACGCTGTCCGCCCTCGGTGCCACCACTGTCTTCGGCATCCCCGGGCAGCATGCCCTCGGCCTCTTTGATGCCCTGACCCGCTCGGACCTGCGGTTTGTGTCCTCCCGGGTGGAAAACAACTCGGCTTTTGCCGCCGACGGCTTCTCCCGCGCCACCGGCCAGGTGGGCGTGCTCTTCCTCTCCACCGGTCCCGGCGCGCTCACCGCCCTCTCCGGGCTGCAGGAGGCCTATGCCACGGGCGTGCCGATGGTGGTGGTTGCCAGCCAGATCCCGATCGAGGGGCTCGGCGCACGCCGCCGCGGCATGCTGCACCAGCTTGATGACCAGAAGGCTTCGGCGGCGAACGTCACCAAGAGCCAGCGGCTGATCCAGCATGCCTCCGGTATTCCGTCCGCGATCCAGGACGCCTGGACCGAGGCCATCTCATCCCCCATGGGGCCGGTCTGGCTGGAAATACCGCAGAATGTCCTGCTGAATCCGGTCATGGTCCCAGCGGTCGAAGATGCGCTGGCCGAGCCGTTCGACAATCCGCCCCGTACCGAGCTGGTGAAGGAAGCCGTCCGCTGGCTCTCCGCCGCCAAGCGGCCGGCCATTATTGCCGGCGGCGGCACCCGCCGCGGCCGCGGCGAGGCCGATCTGCTGGCCCTGGCCGAAAAGCTGCGCGCTCCAGTGATCTGCACGCCCGGCGGCAACGGTGCCTTCCCCTGGAACCACGAGCTCTCCCTGCAGGCCTGGATCGAGGACCGGTACACCACCGAGGTGCTCGAGGACGCCGATGTGCTGCTGGTGATCGGATCCTCGCTCGGTGAGGTCACCTCCAATTACTTCACCCTGGCGCCGCGCGGAAAGATCATCCAGATCGACGCCGAGCCGCGGGTGCTCGAATCCAACCAGCCGGCCCTGGGCATCCGCGCCGATGCCGGGCAGGCGTTGTCCGCCCTGGACGCTGCGCTGGGGCAGGCCCTGGCTGACGCCGTGCGTGAAGGTTCCCCCCGCCAGCCTTCGGACTGGCACGGGCAGGCTCCGGAGCAGGTCGTCGCGCAGACGCTGCAGAAGGTCTCGGCGCGGCTGGACAGCCAGGACCTGGACATGGAGCGGCAGTTCATGGCCGATATCCGCGCTGCAGTCCCCGCGGGCATGCAGACGTACTGGGACATGACCATTTCCGCCTACTGGGCCTGGAGCTGCTGGGATGCAAAATCCGGGCAGTTCCATTCCGCCCAGGGCGCCGGCGGCCTTGGCTACGGCTATCCCGGCGCCATTGGCGGGGCAGTGGGCCTGGGGGAGCGGGTACTGGCGGTTTCCGGCGACGGATCAGCCATGTACTCCATCGCCGAACTGGCCACCGCCCGCCAGCATGACCTTCCGGTCACCTGGCTGATTGTCGACGACGGCGGTTACGGCATCCTCCGCGAATACATGGTGGAGGCCTTCGGCAAGGCCACTGCCACCGAGCTCGCCGGACCGGATTTCGTGAAGCTGGCCGAGTCCTTCGGCGTTCCGGCGCGCCGCACTGCGCCCGACGGCGTGCGGCAGGCCTTGGTGGAATCCCTGGCGGCCGAGGGTCCCAACGTGGTTGTGGTCGAGGCCCGGATCGGCCTGTTCGCGCCGACCCATCTGGCACCCTGA
- a CDS encoding FAD-dependent oxidoreductase, protein MAEPAAARPRRDTAVTAQPQAGTAVVPRPATDVAVVGGGPVGIYLAVLLAQAGISVQVLEQRLTRSEHSRAIGIHPPALEALAAAGVAGTMSREGVQIRRGEARSGGSPVAAVDFAAASARFPYVLTLPQLRTEALLETRLRALDPHALVRGAQVTGVHDDAGRVRLRGSFLPGTDGTRGTAGPESQDFSVSARILVAADGARSGLRAALGVPCRTRTLPDTYLMGDFADQTGDGPVAVLYLESGGIVESFPLPRGIRRWVAHTDTLEAGATAADLSRIVASRTGIRPDPESNTMLSAFSVRTGLARKLVHGRTVLIGDAAHEVSPIGGQGMNLGWLDAAALAPIISASLRGNDVGALLAGFGRDRRRAAVVASRQAQLNMALGRPLPGPVLAARNAGLARVFRLPAAGHLVARRFTMQ, encoded by the coding sequence GTGGCAGAACCTGCTGCTGCACGTCCCCGACGGGACACCGCCGTGACGGCGCAGCCCCAGGCCGGCACCGCCGTCGTCCCCCGGCCTGCCACCGACGTAGCGGTTGTGGGGGGCGGGCCGGTGGGAATCTATCTGGCGGTCCTGCTGGCGCAGGCCGGGATCAGCGTGCAGGTCTTGGAACAGCGGCTGACGCGGTCGGAGCATTCCCGGGCGATCGGAATCCATCCGCCGGCACTGGAAGCGCTTGCCGCCGCGGGAGTGGCCGGGACAATGAGCCGTGAAGGGGTGCAGATCCGCCGCGGCGAGGCCCGCAGCGGCGGCTCTCCGGTGGCCGCCGTCGACTTCGCCGCTGCCTCCGCCCGTTTCCCCTACGTGCTGACGCTGCCGCAGCTACGGACCGAGGCGCTGCTCGAGACCCGGCTGCGGGCCCTGGATCCGCACGCCCTGGTCCGCGGGGCCCAGGTTACGGGCGTGCACGACGACGCCGGCCGGGTTCGCCTGCGCGGCAGCTTCCTTCCGGGCACCGACGGCACCCGTGGCACGGCAGGTCCCGAATCGCAGGACTTTTCGGTGTCCGCCCGCATCCTCGTGGCGGCGGACGGCGCCCGCTCCGGACTCCGGGCGGCGCTGGGCGTGCCCTGCCGGACCCGCACCCTCCCCGATACCTATCTCATGGGCGACTTCGCGGATCAGACCGGAGACGGTCCCGTGGCAGTGCTCTATCTGGAATCCGGCGGGATCGTGGAGTCCTTCCCCCTCCCGAGAGGCATCCGGCGCTGGGTGGCGCATACCGACACCCTGGAAGCCGGGGCCACGGCCGCGGACCTGTCCCGGATCGTCGCCAGCCGCACCGGTATCCGGCCCGACCCCGAATCCAACACCATGCTCAGCGCTTTTTCGGTGCGGACCGGGCTGGCCCGGAAGCTCGTGCACGGGCGGACGGTGCTGATTGGCGACGCCGCCCATGAGGTGAGTCCGATCGGCGGGCAGGGGATGAACCTTGGCTGGCTCGATGCCGCTGCACTGGCTCCGATCATCTCCGCGTCGCTGCGCGGGAACGACGTCGGTGCGCTCTTGGCGGGCTTCGGCCGCGACCGGCGCCGGGCCGCCGTCGTCGCGTCCCGGCAGGCGCAGCTGAACATGGCGCTGGGGCGGCCGCTGCCCGGACCGGTGCTGGCGGCGCGCAACGCCGGTCTGGCCCGGGTGTTCCGACTCCCTGCCGCAGGGCATCTGGTGGCGCGCCGCTTCACCATGCAGTGA
- a CDS encoding type III polyketide synthase → MTVTLRSLEISVPPTVLVQTEAREVFSAQPGLTRLGQRLVRTCFDSAAIDTRRTALAELSLSYRTDNPLFFDPTSGNLLSPSTKVRNDIFAVEATKLFIESAQKAVDACEGISPSDITHVITVSCTGFFNPGPDYKVVRALGLNPSVQRFHLGFMGCYAAFPAMRAAKSFCEADPEAVVLVVSAELCSLHVRTSNNPDTIMGSSLFADGAAAAVITARDLPGNSPGIQLDHFETILTPVGEESMAWNIGDEGFEMVLGTYVPHIIDEHIVGALEPLLANEPAVASQPYRDIEHWAIHPGGRSILDKVEAKLELTPEQLVPARDTLRNWGNMSSATVLFVLKHILDQPFRGGNERICSMAFGPGLTVETGLFTRVGGPVDAVPAAGAANQADAAQASGEQADAGRQPAPAPAGV, encoded by the coding sequence ATGACGGTTACCCTCAGATCCCTGGAAATCTCTGTCCCGCCTACCGTGCTGGTACAAACCGAGGCACGCGAGGTCTTCTCCGCCCAACCCGGCCTCACCAGGCTGGGACAACGGCTCGTCCGGACTTGTTTTGACTCGGCAGCCATTGATACCCGGCGAACTGCCCTGGCAGAGCTCTCCCTCTCCTACCGGACCGACAACCCCCTATTCTTCGACCCCACATCCGGCAACCTGCTCAGCCCCAGTACCAAGGTCCGCAACGACATCTTCGCCGTGGAAGCCACCAAACTCTTTATCGAATCAGCCCAAAAGGCGGTTGATGCCTGCGAGGGAATCAGCCCCTCCGACATCACGCACGTGATCACGGTGTCCTGCACCGGTTTTTTCAATCCCGGACCGGACTACAAAGTGGTCCGCGCCCTCGGCCTGAACCCATCGGTGCAGCGGTTCCACCTTGGCTTCATGGGCTGTTACGCGGCGTTCCCGGCGATGCGGGCTGCGAAGTCCTTCTGCGAGGCCGACCCGGAGGCAGTGGTACTCGTGGTCAGCGCCGAACTGTGCTCCCTGCACGTGCGCACCTCCAACAACCCGGACACCATCATGGGTTCCTCGCTGTTCGCCGACGGCGCCGCTGCGGCCGTCATCACCGCACGAGACCTGCCGGGCAACTCCCCCGGCATCCAGCTGGATCATTTCGAAACCATCCTGACCCCGGTTGGCGAGGAATCAATGGCCTGGAATATTGGCGACGAGGGGTTCGAAATGGTGCTGGGGACCTACGTTCCCCACATCATCGACGAGCACATTGTGGGCGCCCTGGAACCGTTGCTCGCCAACGAGCCCGCCGTCGCCAGCCAGCCGTACCGCGACATCGAGCACTGGGCCATCCATCCGGGCGGGCGCAGCATCCTGGACAAAGTCGAGGCCAAGCTGGAGCTGACACCCGAGCAGCTGGTTCCGGCCCGCGACACCCTGCGGAACTGGGGCAACATGTCCAGCGCCACGGTGCTGTTTGTGCTCAAGCACATCCTGGACCAGCCGTTCCGCGGCGGCAACGAACGTATCTGCTCCATGGCATTTGGGCCCGGCCTGACGGTGGAGACCGGCTTGTTTACCCGCGTCGGCGGGCCGGTTGACGCCGTCCCGGCAGCCGGTGCGGCGAACCAGGCCGATGCGGCGCAGGCCTCGGGTGAGCAGGCGGACGCTGGACGCCAGCCGGCTCCCGCTCCGGCCGGCGTGTGA
- a CDS encoding cytochrome c oxidase assembly protein, translating into MHGQQHAGFSAELLFLIPATAAVVAYWAGALSARSRNWPPHRALLFTAGVAAILATVLNPLAALSHENFTALGVSHVLAGMLGPLLLVLSRPVSLALRTLDVVPARRLSGVLRSRLLRLAAFPVTAAVLNVGGMFVMFRTGVFGAMQESAPAHWLVTFHLAAAGYLYMAVLVGRDPMPHRAGFRFRAAVLVAAGAAHNILAKSLYAAPPHGVPASSGEAGAMVLYYAGGAVELVLVFLLCQRWYSSTRPRVRSGRPSGILQPPPLCPAEHSPKNEP; encoded by the coding sequence GTGCACGGCCAGCAGCACGCCGGGTTCAGTGCGGAACTGCTGTTCCTGATACCCGCCACAGCCGCCGTCGTGGCCTATTGGGCCGGCGCCCTGTCCGCCCGCTCCCGGAACTGGCCGCCGCACCGGGCGCTGCTGTTCACCGCCGGCGTCGCGGCGATCCTGGCCACCGTCCTGAATCCGCTGGCGGCCCTCAGCCACGAGAACTTCACGGCGCTGGGCGTCAGCCACGTCTTGGCCGGGATGCTGGGCCCGCTGCTGCTGGTGCTCTCGCGGCCGGTGTCCCTGGCGCTGCGCACGCTGGACGTGGTGCCGGCCAGGCGGCTGTCCGGTGTGCTGCGCAGCCGGCTGCTGCGCCTGGCGGCGTTCCCGGTCACCGCGGCAGTGCTCAATGTGGGAGGCATGTTCGTGATGTTCCGGACCGGGGTGTTCGGCGCCATGCAGGAATCGGCGCCCGCGCACTGGCTGGTCACGTTCCATCTGGCGGCGGCCGGCTACCTCTACATGGCAGTGCTGGTGGGGCGTGATCCGATGCCGCACCGGGCCGGATTCCGGTTCCGGGCGGCAGTGCTGGTTGCGGCGGGCGCGGCCCACAACATCCTGGCCAAGTCGCTCTACGCCGCCCCGCCGCACGGCGTGCCGGCGTCCTCGGGCGAGGCCGGAGCCATGGTGCTGTACTACGCGGGCGGCGCAGTGGAGCTGGTGCTGGTGTTCCTGCTTTGCCAGCGGTGGTATTCCTCGACCCGGCCCCGCGTGCGGTCCGGCAGACCGTCTGGCATCCTCCAACCACCACCGTTGTGCCCGGCAGAACATTCCCCTAAGAATGAACCATGA
- a CDS encoding MarR family winged helix-turn-helix transcriptional regulator — protein sequence MAVNQQTAEELIDLVFRLQRELRCVAQRSSDPRGPGTALQAVMRMIGEETELRATELAAKLGIGAAGLSRHISELVELGYVLRRPHPDDGRAYLISLTPAGAQAVAEEMQRRSTLLKQMLGDWTEDEAAAASHSLGKLTETLYHSIRAMKPGTTQMPIPAGDHN from the coding sequence GTGGCAGTAAACCAGCAGACCGCTGAAGAATTGATCGACCTCGTATTCCGGCTGCAGCGGGAGCTGCGCTGCGTCGCCCAGCGCAGCAGCGACCCGCGCGGGCCGGGCACGGCGCTGCAGGCAGTCATGCGCATGATCGGCGAAGAGACCGAGCTGCGCGCTACCGAACTGGCAGCCAAGCTGGGCATCGGCGCAGCCGGACTGAGCCGGCACATCTCTGAGCTGGTCGAGCTCGGTTACGTCCTGCGCCGGCCCCATCCCGATGACGGCCGCGCCTACCTGATCAGTCTCACTCCGGCCGGAGCCCAGGCCGTTGCAGAAGAAATGCAGCGCCGCTCCACGTTGCTGAAGCAGATGCTGGGGGACTGGACCGAGGACGAAGCCGCCGCCGCCAGCCACTCCCTGGGCAAGCTCACCGAAACGCTGTACCACTCAATCCGCGCTATGAAGCCGGGCACCACTCAGATGCCCATCCCGGCAGGAGACCATAACTAA
- a CDS encoding MDR family MFS transporter: MPGEMSHRQILQALTGLLAALFTAMLSTTIVANALPTIMADLHGTQTDFAWVVTAALLANAVSTPIWGKLADLFSKKLLVQLSIIVFVLGSVLAGLAENMPVLLTARVIQGLGMGGLTALVQAVIGSIIPPRERGRYSGYMGAVMAVATAGGPLLGGFIVDSPLGWRWTFFLCVPLAVVALFLLQVTLRLPHTRRKVSIDWLGSILLTAGVSLLLIWVSFAGKDGYYDWLSWQTAAMVGTSLVLLALLVFVESKVSEPIIPLKIIRERTTALSIVASVAVGIAMFGSTTFLGQYFQIARGFSPTEAGLLMLPMIAGNLMGSVGSGQLISRFGKWKRFLIAGTIMVIAGTGLAGSMDHETDMLLVSLYIFVLGLGMGLLMQNLVLAVQNTVKVSQVGSASASIAFFRTVGGAVGVSVLGAVMSSSVSSRAADGLRAANIPVSDGGAGDSLDIGSLPPAIQGIFRAAYGDATATIFQISAVVSVVALIAVLFIKEQVLRRTLDIQPTPPAPTPAQPGMTGASELMHSGAGPTVPGESRSAPESAGNAGPTSSGRTADGGPTA; encoded by the coding sequence ATCCCCGGCGAGATGAGCCACCGCCAGATCCTGCAGGCCCTGACCGGCCTGCTCGCCGCGCTGTTCACGGCCATGCTGAGCACCACCATCGTGGCCAACGCGCTGCCCACCATCATGGCCGACCTGCACGGCACGCAGACCGACTTCGCCTGGGTGGTGACCGCGGCACTGTTGGCCAACGCAGTCTCCACTCCCATTTGGGGCAAGCTCGCAGACCTGTTCAGCAAGAAACTCCTGGTCCAGCTGAGCATCATCGTCTTCGTGCTCGGCTCCGTGCTGGCCGGCCTGGCGGAGAACATGCCGGTGCTGCTCACCGCACGCGTGATCCAGGGCCTGGGCATGGGCGGACTGACCGCCCTGGTCCAGGCCGTCATCGGCTCCATCATTCCGCCGCGTGAACGCGGCCGGTACTCCGGCTACATGGGTGCGGTGATGGCCGTGGCCACCGCCGGCGGCCCGCTGCTGGGCGGCTTCATCGTGGACAGCCCGCTGGGCTGGCGCTGGACCTTCTTCCTCTGCGTGCCCCTGGCCGTGGTGGCGCTGTTCCTGCTCCAGGTCACCCTGCGCCTGCCGCACACCCGCCGCAAGGTCAGCATCGACTGGCTGGGCTCGATCCTGCTCACCGCCGGTGTTTCCCTGCTCCTGATCTGGGTCTCCTTTGCCGGCAAGGACGGCTACTACGACTGGCTGTCCTGGCAGACCGCCGCCATGGTCGGCACCAGCCTTGTCCTGCTGGCGCTGCTCGTCTTCGTGGAATCCAAAGTCAGCGAGCCCATCATTCCGCTGAAGATCATCCGCGAACGCACCACCGCCCTCTCCATCGTGGCCTCGGTAGCCGTTGGCATCGCCATGTTCGGGTCCACCACCTTCCTGGGCCAGTACTTCCAGATCGCCCGCGGATTCAGCCCCACCGAGGCCGGACTGCTGATGCTCCCGATGATCGCCGGGAACCTGATGGGATCCGTCGGCTCGGGACAGCTGATCAGCCGGTTCGGCAAATGGAAGCGGTTCCTCATCGCCGGCACCATCATGGTGATAGCCGGCACCGGCCTGGCGGGCAGCATGGACCACGAAACGGACATGCTCCTGGTCAGCCTCTACATCTTCGTGCTCGGCCTGGGCATGGGCCTGCTCATGCAGAACCTCGTCCTGGCGGTCCAGAACACGGTGAAGGTTTCCCAGGTCGGCTCGGCCAGCGCCTCGATCGCCTTCTTCCGCACCGTTGGCGGTGCCGTGGGCGTGTCGGTCCTGGGTGCCGTGATGTCCAGTTCCGTCAGCAGCCGTGCCGCCGACGGCCTGCGGGCCGCCAACATTCCGGTGTCCGACGGCGGAGCCGGGGATTCGCTGGACATCGGCAGCCTGCCGCCCGCCATCCAGGGAATTTTCCGGGCGGCCTACGGCGACGCGACGGCCACGATCTTCCAGATCTCGGCCGTGGTCTCCGTAGTAGCGCTGATCGCGGTGCTCTTTATCAAGGAGCAGGTGCTGCGCCGCACGCTCGATATCCAGCCCACGCCCCCAGCCCCAACCCCGGCGCAACCGGGCATGACCGGCGCATCCGAGCTGATGCACTCCGGCGCCGGGCCGACCGTTCCGGGCGAATCCCGGTCCGCGCCGGAGTCCGCAGGCAATGCCGGACCCACGAGCTCCGGCCGCACAGCCGACGGCGGGCCAACCGCCTAG
- a CDS encoding DUF503 domain-containing protein: MWMGIIEFDLLLGDVHSLKGKRSVVRPIVAEVRRKFEVSAAETGQLDLHRRAEIGVGLVSATGGHITEVLDAVERLVAARPEVELLSARRRIFNADDW, translated from the coding sequence ATGTGGATGGGAATCATCGAGTTCGACCTGCTGCTCGGCGACGTGCACTCCCTCAAGGGCAAGCGGTCGGTGGTCCGCCCGATCGTGGCGGAGGTGCGCCGCAAGTTCGAGGTGTCAGCGGCCGAAACGGGGCAACTGGATCTTCACCGGCGGGCGGAGATCGGCGTCGGCCTGGTATCTGCGACAGGCGGGCATATTACCGAGGTGCTCGACGCCGTCGAACGTCTGGTGGCGGCCCGGCCGGAAGTGGAACTGCTCAGCGCCCGCCGCCGCATCTTCAACGCCGACGACTGGTGA
- a CDS encoding DUF998 domain-containing protein gives MTRTRWGALCWVLCAVTIVPQILAALQWPQTYSWSANLISDLGVTACGTYNVGTDVERAICSPWHLAANASTVANGLLTGAGAVLLFSVWPKLRQGQWAMALLVVGGVLVALVGLLPWDLYPAAHEVVALVQPFFQWAGMILLLLAVRGSARFSGIAVVSLAGVAVSVAGFTLFLSGVAGGPTLGLGLGAAERLAFDTLTLWSLAAGLLLLRLPAAGTTSTADAPGQLTSRRR, from the coding sequence ATGACAAGAACCAGGTGGGGGGCCCTGTGCTGGGTTCTGTGTGCCGTGACGATCGTGCCGCAGATCCTGGCAGCCCTGCAATGGCCGCAGACCTATTCCTGGTCCGCGAACCTGATCAGTGATCTCGGGGTCACCGCCTGCGGAACCTATAACGTCGGGACCGACGTGGAACGGGCCATCTGTTCGCCGTGGCACCTGGCTGCGAACGCCTCGACCGTCGCCAACGGCCTGCTGACCGGAGCCGGAGCGGTCTTGCTGTTCTCGGTCTGGCCGAAACTCCGCCAGGGGCAGTGGGCGATGGCCCTGCTGGTGGTTGGCGGAGTCCTGGTGGCGCTCGTCGGCCTGCTCCCCTGGGATCTCTACCCGGCTGCCCATGAAGTGGTTGCCCTGGTACAGCCCTTCTTCCAGTGGGCCGGAATGATCCTTTTGCTGCTTGCGGTCCGGGGCAGCGCCCGCTTCTCCGGGATCGCCGTGGTTTCCCTCGCAGGCGTAGCGGTTTCCGTGGCCGGCTTTACGCTCTTCCTCAGCGGCGTAGCCGGGGGCCCGACGCTGGGACTTGGCCTGGGCGCTGCCGAGCGCCTCGCCTTTGACACCCTCACCCTGTGGAGCCTGGCCGCCGGCCTCCTGCTCCTGCGGCTTCCAGCGGCCGGGACGACGTCGACGGCGGACGCCCCGGGCCAGCTCACCAGTCGTCGGCGTTGA
- a CDS encoding class I SAM-dependent methyltransferase, giving the protein MSTGSSVGTLRQGPLARRLTPPVLRSLAERDPDAVEEMDRPDCDPAKLRRTYAQFWLINTVVSGWRRNYVRYLRPRLEPERINTLLDIGSGGGDVPRMLARWARRDGVRLEVTGIDPDDRAHAFASSRPAVPGLEFRRAFSSELVTEGRTYDVVISNHVLHHLDDAQFRSLLADSEQLAGRLSLHSDIERSRWGYGLFSAGTLPFFPGSYIRQDGLTSIRRSYTADELAAAAPPGWQCLRHRPWQNLLLHVPDGTPP; this is encoded by the coding sequence GTGAGTACCGGCTCCTCCGTGGGCACCCTGCGCCAGGGCCCGCTGGCCCGGCGGCTGACCCCACCCGTGCTGCGGTCCCTGGCGGAGCGCGACCCGGACGCCGTGGAGGAAATGGACCGGCCGGACTGCGACCCGGCAAAGTTGCGCCGCACCTACGCGCAGTTTTGGCTCATCAATACGGTGGTCTCCGGATGGCGCCGCAACTACGTCCGCTATCTGCGTCCCCGCTTAGAGCCTGAACGGATCAACACACTGCTGGACATCGGCTCCGGCGGCGGCGATGTCCCCCGGATGCTGGCCCGTTGGGCCCGCCGGGACGGTGTTCGGCTCGAGGTCACGGGGATCGATCCGGATGACCGGGCGCACGCGTTTGCCTCCTCGCGCCCGGCAGTACCCGGCCTGGAATTCCGCCGAGCTTTCAGCAGCGAGCTGGTAACCGAAGGCCGCACCTACGACGTGGTGATCTCCAACCACGTCCTGCACCACCTGGACGATGCTCAGTTCCGGTCCCTGCTGGCGGACTCCGAGCAGTTGGCGGGCCGGCTGAGCCTGCACAGCGATATTGAGCGCAGCCGGTGGGGATATGGCCTGTTTTCCGCCGGTACCCTGCCGTTTTTCCCGGGCAGCTACATCCGGCAGGACGGCCTGACCTCGATCCGGCGCAGCTACACGGCTGATGAACTGGCAGCGGCGGCACCGCCGGGGTGGCAGTGTCTACGGCACCGGCCGTGGCAGAACCTGCTGCTGCACGTCCCCGACGGGACACCGCCGTGA
- a CDS encoding DUF2243 domain-containing protein gives MSTSSRAPVRPRRRNVLSGILVGIGIASFVDEVVFHQLLQWHHFYDKSTTAVGLFSDGLFHAFGWFAVVAGLFLFADLRRRAALLPARWAGAVLLGTGAFQLYDGTVQHKLMGLHQIRYNVPLLPYDLIWNASAALMILAGAALLYRTRHATAGSAGSAGV, from the coding sequence ATGAGCACGTCCAGCAGAGCCCCAGTCCGTCCGAGGCGCCGCAACGTCCTCTCCGGAATCCTTGTCGGAATCGGGATTGCCTCCTTCGTGGATGAAGTGGTTTTCCACCAGTTGCTGCAGTGGCACCACTTTTACGACAAGTCCACCACCGCCGTCGGGCTCTTTTCCGACGGGTTGTTCCACGCCTTTGGCTGGTTCGCCGTGGTGGCCGGACTTTTTCTCTTCGCCGACCTGCGACGCCGGGCTGCCCTGCTGCCCGCCCGCTGGGCCGGCGCCGTACTGCTGGGCACCGGCGCGTTCCAGCTGTACGACGGCACGGTGCAGCACAAGCTGATGGGCCTGCACCAGATCCGCTACAACGTTCCGCTGCTGCCCTATGACCTGATCTGGAATGCGAGCGCTGCCCTGATGATCCTTGCCGGCGCGGCCCTGCTGTACCGGACCCGGCACGCAACGGCCGGATCAGCCGGATCAGCCGGGGTCTAG